A genomic stretch from Salarias fasciatus chromosome 10, fSalaFa1.1, whole genome shotgun sequence includes:
- the tmprss15 gene encoding enteropeptidase, protein MRRRFSSLEFLLIVLSSILLICCIGLSVVSYLSLTPEDAADPVQLRAQMIITEGAEFSQQLTNPSSPDFKSLAFDIQTLVSAAFGFTELRLLYKSCQVREFRKGSVIVTLDLWFVELVDEGQVAQELGMGIQEVGGSGLVIDRSSIQITGEVTVTTPHVTTPRVTTPITTSVLTTAATCRPYFSPCADGVTCVPTSRFCDGVSDCPDASDETAARCGTVCDGQFELRGPSGWFGSPNPETPAGQTCRWILRMNRGQSVQVVVHQFEAESGSRSLSFYEGVGDDKVLTAQFSGLEPPGAVWLLTNQSTVEFAAFEDFSTSGFNASYTAADITKLPNQEKLTCTFEQGMCLWRQSQDDDGDWGRTRGPSFPTSTGPSVDHTLGNSSGFYLVTPRSPGNWLKSFRLQSVPLTASTEPVCLSFWYHMFGVEVHQLRVLLLSPSPPGTVVFQKDGNYGDSWHYGQVTLNLTAEDTVVFEALKAQGLYNDIALDDIAMTSGPCGPAPPDPTNVPPPTTTPPLPTDCGGPFDLWEPNSTFNSPNYPHSYGSNFNCIWTLHADVGQNIHLHFADVDIEESYDMVEVRDGAGPDSTLLAVLTGTDVSAQDFYSTTNQVTVWFFTDSSGHSDRGFKANFTSGVGLGLPAPCATGQFQCGTGLCIHGGGQCDGVLDCPDGTDEVDCVHLQGSGSGHLQLQLGSSLFSVCADTWTALLSNLTCQYLGYRSGDASTLPARPQDSPFVNVTISSNGTIGTSTSDTCSSDKVTHLNCTYRPCGVRQVTNSRVVGGTDSVKGAWPWIASLHWKGKHACGASLIARDWLLTAAHCVYGKSRLESWTALLGLLAQSGANSEEVQTRRVDRIVINEHYNRLNKHADIALMHLHEPVNFTEWVQPVCLPTEDQSLPAGSNCFIAGWGQDAEDGSPPDILQEAVVPLVNQTHCQNQLPEYTITSGMLCAGYNEGGVDTCQGDSGGPLMCLDDGHWTLIGVTSFGVGCARPERPGVYARVSAFNTWITQTRRSCFSCSSF, encoded by the exons ATGCGTCGTCGTTTCTCCTCCCTGGAGTTCCTCCTCATTGTCCTCTCGTCCATTCTTCTGATCTGCTGCATCGGACTCAGCGTCGTTTCATATCTCAGCCTGACGCCTGAAG ATGCAGCGGACCCGGTGCAGCTGAGAGCTCAGATGATCATCACCGAGGGAGCCGAGTTCTCCCAGCAGCTGACAAACCCCAGCAGTCCAGACTTCAAATCTCTGGCCTTCGACATCCAGACTCTG GTATCCGCAGCGTTTGGCTTCACTGAGCTCCGACTGCTCTATAAGTCCTGTCAGGTCCGAGAGTTCAG GAAGGGCAGTGTCATTGTGACCCTTGACCTCTGGTTTGTTGAGCTGGTTGATGAGGGGCAGGTGGCGCAGGAACTGGGAATGGGGATTCAGGAGGTCGGCGGCAGTGGATTGGTTATCGACAGAAGCAGCATTCAGATCACAGGTGAGGTCACG GTGACGACCCCTCACGTCACGACCCCTCGGGTGACGACTCCCATAACAACCAGCGTCCTAACAACAGCAG CGACGTGTCGTCCTTATTTCTCCCCGTGTGCCGATGGCGTGACGTGCGTACCAACCTCTCGGTTCTGTGACGGAGTCTCTGACTGTCCGGATGCCTCTGATGAAACTGCCGCTCGCTGTG GAACGGTGTGTGACGGGCAGTTTGAGCTGAGAGGGCCGAGCGGCTGGTTCGGATCACCAAACCCTGAAACTCCGGCGGGACAGACCTGCAGGTGGATACTCAG AATGAACAGAGGTCAGTCCGTCCAGGTCGTCGTTCACCAGTTTGAAGCAGAGAGCGGCTCGAGATCTTTGAGTTTTTACGAGGGTGTTGGAGATGACAAAGTACTGACAG CTCAGTTCTCGGGGTTGGAGCCGCCCGGCGCTGTGTGGCTGCTGACAAATCAATCCACCGTGGAATTCGCCGCCTTTGAAGATTTCTCCACGTCGGGCTTCAACGCCTCGTACACTGCCGCCGACATCACCAAGCTGCCCA ACCAAGAGAAGCTCACCTGCACTTTCGAGCAAGGCATGTGTCTATGGAGGCAGTCACAGGATGACGACGGTGACTGGGGTCGAACCCGGGGTCCCTCGTTTCCAACGTCCACGGGGCCAAGTGTCGACCACACGCTGGGCAACAGCTCAG GTTTCTATCTGGTGACTCCAAGAAGTCCTGGCAACTGGTTGAAGAGTTTTAGGCTCCAAAGCGTTCCTCTGACTGCATCCACTGAGCCAGTGTGTCTCAGCTTCTG GTACCACATGTTCGGCGTGGAGGTCCATCAGCTCAGAGTCCTCCTGCTGTCGCCGTCGCCGCCCGGCACTGTGGTGTTTCAGAAAGACGGTAACTACGGCGACAGCTGGCACTACGGCCAGGTGACCCTGAACCTGACTGCCGAGGACACG gtGGTGTTTGAAGCTCTGAAGGCCCAAGGCCTGTACAACGACATCGCTCTGGACGACATCGCAATGACCAGTGGTCcttgtggccccgccccccctgaCCCGACCAACGTACCACCGCCAACAACAACGCCACCCTTACCAA CGGACTGCGGGGGACCCTTTGACCTCTGGGAGCCAAACTCAACCTTCAACTCGCCAAACTACCCTCACTCATACGGGAGCAACTTCAACT GTATTTGGACACTGCATGCTGACGTCGGTCAGAACATTCATCTGCACTTTGCGGACGTCGACATTGAGGAATCATATGACATGGTGGAAGTTCGAGATGGGGCGGGGCCTGACTCCACTCTGCTCG CCGTCCTCACCGGCACCGACGTCTCCGCCCAGGACTTCTACTCAACCACCAATCAGGTGACGGTGTGGTTCTTCACCGATTCCTCTGGGCATTCGGATCGCGGGTTTAAAGCCAACTTCACAAGCGGGGTCGGCCTGGGGTTACCGG ctccatGTGCCACTGGCCAGTTCCAGTGTGGGACGGGGCTCTGTATCCATGGCGGTGGTCAGTGTGACGGTGTGCTCGACTGTCCGGACGGAACCGATGAGGTCGACTGTG TCCACCTGCAGGGGAGTGGATCAGGCcaccttcagctgcagctcggcTCCTCCCTGTTCAGCGTCTGTGCCGACACCTGGACCGCTCTCCTGTCCAACCTCACCTGCCAGTACCTGGGATACAG GTCTGGAGACGCCTCGACTCTGCCGGCTCGGCCTCAAGACTCACCGTTTGTCAACGTCACAATCAGCAGCAACGGAACCATTGGGACCAGTACTAG TGACACCTGCAGCAGCGACAAAGTGACTCATCTGAACTGTACCTACCGGC CTTGTGGAGTCCGTCAGGTCACAAAC AGCAGGGTGGTGGGCGGAACCGATTCAGTGAAGGGGGCGTGGCCATGGATAGCATCCCTGCACTGGAAGGGGAAGCATGCGTGCGGGGCTTCGCTCATTGCACGTGATTGGCTGCTGACAGCTGCACACTGCGTCTATGG AAAGAGCCGGCTGGAATCCTGGACTGCTCTCCTCGGTCTTCTCGCTCAGAGCGGTGCAAACTCGGAAGAGGTTCAGACCAGACGAGTCGATCGCATCGTCATCAACGAGCACTACAACAGACTGAACAAACACGCCGACATCGCCTTGATGCACCTGCATGAGCCTGTCAACTTCACCG agtGGGTCCAGCCAGTGTGTTTGCCAACCGAGGATCAGAGTTTACCTGCGGGAAGTAATTGTTTTATCGCTGGTTGGGGACAAGATGCTGAGGATG GGTCCCCTCCAGACATCCTCCAGGAGGCCGTGGTTCCTCTGGTGAATCAGACTCATTGTCAGAACCAACTGCCAGAGTACACCATCACCTCCGGCATGCTGTGTGCCGGATACAATGAAGGGGGGGTCGATACCTGTCAG GGAGACTCTGGTGGTCCACTCATGTGTCTGGATGATGGACACTGgactctgattg gtgtcacATCCTTTGGGGTTGGATGTGCCCGTCCTGAGAGACCTGGTGTCTACGCTCGAGTCTCCGCCTTCAACACCTGGATCACCCAGACCAGACGCTCCTGCTTTTCATGCTCCTCTTTCTGA
- the LOC115395080 gene encoding macrophage colony-stimulating factor 1 receptor 2-like isoform X1 gives MWSHSILLLITLSCYCSAVSELLGPPLVLLNAVPQPNQTDVVLKAGSAFNLSCHGNASLSSTSFVRLPSNRQLEVRQSNPRHTGTYTCGYSDPTLKHLNSWIHLYVTDVKNRSNVFVSSARLVLSVEQGEDVPVKCLLSDPTVTNLTLQSTKERGLPPGMNVTFDLRKGALIHAAMTVFNGYYVCSGLKDGKPVNSKPVELLVLPRRQLRPPSVTIVQEEFVRLIGETFQLTCVGRNPSHLYTLGWTHERVQRLENTNTRNYDNGHLYINSTIWISAVSQRHAGLYTCKATNDVGTAMETARLRVLDQPYLEIHMQHRQSSIAPANDSNMLTRLNASAASTSLFTNTSTDGAHSANFSSSREEAFEGQDVTLTFVIDSYPPVRNHSWKTPQHLDVTNMTAHWESYTAKGYRSEFSLLLRRVHQKDRGQYSFLFSNLFFNGSKNINLRIYRPPSASVSQDGGIISCNSSGYPPPTIFWFSCHSDRPTCEDISTNQLPAGPVTSQGEVEDEDEEEEEVRTRLPLTPDDDVTIECEASNLLGASRAVFRPPPPPPSIFTLPLIGALTSATVLLLLLLVVVYKCRQKPRYEIRWKIIECTDGNNYTFIDPSQLPYDHEWEFPRDKLRLGAVLGSGAFGKVVEATAYGLGADEVTRVAVKMLKPSAHSEEREALMSELKILSHLGYHDNIVNLLGACTQGGPMLMITEYCRHGDLLNFLRGHAQDFLASMLSVDLEDTAFYKNVNTRLRSDSGISCCSEYQDMKPGVQTDRLSVGDLLWFSYQVAQGLDFLSSRNCIHRDVAARNVLLTDGCVAKICDFGLARDIRNDDSYIVQGNARLPVKWMSPESIFQCVYTVQSDVWSYGVLLWEIFSLGRSPYPNVAVDTNFYKMIKDGRHMEQPDYAPAEMYHLMKLCWSLEPTDRPTFKTIGQLIHRLLPSSDDALPQHSDQPTYRNIDECKEEEDEDNEEVGGVTLKRGEEREERRDDQDKEPEPMMKNIYQRS, from the exons atgtggtcCCATTCTATTCTGCTGTTGATCACCCTTAGCTGTTACTGCTCTGCAG taTCAGAGCTTCTTGGTCCTCCGCTGGTCCTTCTGAACGCCGTCCCGCAGCCGAACCAGACTGACGTGGTCCTGAAAGCCGGCTCTGCTTTCAACCTCAGCTGCCACGGTAATGCTTCACTGTCCAGCACCTCGTTCGTCCGTTTGCCCTCAAATCGACAGCTAGAAGTGAGGCAGTCCAATCCCAGGCACACCGGGACATACACCTGTGGGTACAGCGACCCGACCCTCAAGCACTTAAACAGCTGGATACATCTTTACGTTACAG ATGTGAAGAACCGAAGCAACGTCTTTGTGAGCTCAGCACGCCTCGTCCTGAGtgtggagcagggggaggaTGTCCCGGTAAAATGTCTCCTCTCTGACCCGACTGTCACAAACCTCACGCTCCAGTCAACAAAGGAGAGGGGTTTGCCCCCGGGCATGaacgtgacctttgacctcagaaAAGGAGCCCTGATCCACGCCGCCATGACGGTGTTCAATGGATACTATGTGTGCTCAGGCCTGAAGGATGGAAAGCCGGTCAACTCCAAACCTGTGGAATTGCTGGTGTTGCCACGCA GGCAGCTTCGGCCCCCCTCTGTGACCATTGTCCAGGAAGAGTTTGTCCGTCTCATAGGGGAGACGTTTCAGCTCACCTGTGTTGGCAGGAACCCCTCCCACTTATATACTCTCGGTTGGACTCATGAACGTGTGCAG AGGCTAGAGAACACCAACACCCGTAATTACGACAATGGCCACCTGTACATAAACAGCACCATTTGGATCTCCGCTGTTAGCCAGAGGCATGCTGGTCTGTACACATGTAAAGCCACAAACGATGTCGGCACCGCCATGGAAACGGCACGGCTCCGTGTGCTAG ACCAGCCTTACCTGGAGATCCACATGCAGCACCGCCAAAGCTCCATCGCACCGGCTAACGATAGCAACATGCTAACGAGGTTAAACGCCAGTGCCGCCAGCACATCTCTGTTCACCAATACTAGCACTGACGGAGCTCACAGTGctaacttcagcagcagcagagaggaggcgttTGAAGGTCAAGATGTGACACTAACATTCGTGATAGACTCGTATCCTCCAGTAAGGAACCACAGCTGGAAGACACCACAACATCTGGATGTCACGAACATGACAGCACACTGGGAGAGCTACACAGCTAAAGGCTACAG gtcagagttcagcctTCTGCTGCGTCGAGTTCATCAAAAGGATCGAGGTCAATACTCCTTTCTTTTCTCAAACTTGTTCTTTAATGGatcgaaaaacatcaacctaCGGATCTACC GTCCTCCGTCTGCATCTGTCTCTCAGGACGGAGGCATTATTTCCTGCAACAGCTCAGGATATCCACCGCCCACAATCTTTTGGTTCAGTTGCCACAGCGACCGGCCTAC GTGTGAAGACATCTCCACCAATCAGCTTCCTGCAGGTCCTGTGACCTcgcagggagaggtggaggatgaggatgaggaggaagaggaggtgaggaCACGCCTTCCTCTCACACCTGATGATGATGTTACGATTGAGTGCGAGGCCTCTAACCTGCTGGGAGCGTCCCGGGCTGTCTTCAGACCTC ctcctcctcctccctcaatCTTCACGTTGCCTCTGATTGGCGCTCTAACCAGCGCaactgtcctcctcctgctcctgttgGTTGTTGTGTACAAGTGCAGACAG AAACCCAGATACGAGATTCGCTGGAAGATCATTGAGTGCACCGACGGCAACAACTACACCTTTATTGACCCCTCCCAGCTACCGTATGACCATGAGTGGGAGTTTCCCCGAGACAAACTCCGCCTCG GTGCTGTTTTGGGTTCGGGGGCGTTTGGGAAGGTTGTTGAGGCGACAGCATATGGTCTGGGAGCCGACGAGGTGACGCGAGTCGCAGTGAAGATGCTAAAAC caaGCGCTCACTCTGAAGAGCGTGAAGCTCTGATGTCTGAGCTGAAGATCCTAAGCCACCTCGGTTACCATGACAACATCGTAAACTTGCTAGGAGCGTGCACACAAGGAG GGCCCATGCTCATGATCACGGAATACTGTCGCCATGGCGACCTGCTCAACTTCCTGCGGGGTCATGCTCAGGACTTCCTGGCATCCATGTTGAGTGTCGATTTGGAAGACACAGCTTTTTATAAGAATGTGAACACGCGGCTCCGCAG TGACAGCGGGATCTCATGCTGCTCAGAGTACCAGGACATGAAGCCAG GTGTACAGACAGACAGGTTGTCAGTCGGAGACCTCCTGTGGTTTTCCTATCAGGTTGCCCAGGGTTTGGACTTCCTGTCCTCGAGAAAC TGTATCCACAGAGACGTAGCAGCAAGAAACGTCCTTCTGACTGATGGTTGTGTCGCAAAGATCTGTGACTTTGGTTTGGCCCGAGATATTCGGAATGATGACAGTTACATCGTCCAAGGAAAT gcccGTCTCCCAGTGAAGTGGATGTCTCCTGAGAGCATTTTCCAGTGTGTCTACACAGTGCAGAGCGACGTGTGGTCCTACGGAGTTTTACTCTGGGAAATCTTCTCTCttg GTAGGAGTCCCTACCCAAACGTCGCCGTGGATACCAACTTTTACAAGATGATCAAAGATGGACGACACATGGAGCAGCCGGACTATGCTCCAGCTGAAAT GTATCACCTGATGAAACTCTGCTGGAGCCTTGAACCCACCGACAGACCGACCTTCAAGACGATTGGTCAGCTCATCCACAGGCTCCTCCCCTCCAGCGATGACGCGTTGCCACAGCACAGCGACCAG CCGACGTACAGGAACATTGACGAGTgcaaagaggaagaggatgaagataatgaggaggtgggaggggtAACGctgaagagaggagaagagcgAGAAG AGCGGCGAGACGACCAGGATAAAGAGCCAGAGCCAATGATGAAGAATATTTACCAGCGGTCCTGA
- the LOC115395080 gene encoding macrophage colony-stimulating factor 1 receptor 2-like isoform X2, protein MWSHSILLLIALSSYCSAVSELLGPPLVLLNAVPQPNQTDVVLKAGSAFNLSCHGNASLSSTSFVRLPSNRQLEVRQSNPRHTGTYTCGYSDPTLKHLNSWIHLYVTDVKNRSNVFVSSARLVLSVEQGEDVPVKCLLSDPTVTNLTLQSTKERGLPPGMNVTFDLRKGALIHAAMTVFNGYYVCSGLKDGKPVNSKPVELLVLPRRQLRPPSVTIVQEEFVRLIGETFQLTCVGRNPSHLYTLGWTHERVQRLENTNTRNYDNGHLYINSTIWISAVSQRHAGLYTCKATNDVGTAMETARLRVLDQPYLEIHMQHRQSSIAPANDSNMLTRLNASAASTSLFTNTSTDGAHSANFSSSREEAFEGQDVTLTFVIDSYPPVRNHSWKTPQHLDVTNMTAHWESYTAKGYRSEFSLLLRRVHQKDRGQYSFLFSNLFFNGSKNINLRIYRPPSASVSQDGGIISCNSSGYPPPTIFWFSCHSDRPTCEDISTNQLPAGPVTSQGEVEDEDEEEEEVRTRLPLTPDDDVTIECEASNLLGASRAVFRPPPPPPSIFTLPLIGALTSATVLLLLLLVVVYKCRQKPRYEIRWKIIECTDGNNYTFIDPSQLPYDHEWEFPRDKLRLGAVLGSGAFGKVVEATAYGLGADEVTRVAVKMLKPSAHSEEREALMSELKILSHLGYHDNIVNLLGACTQGGPMLMITEYCRHGDLLNFLRGHAQDFLASMLSVDLEDTAFYKNVNTRLRSDSGISCCSEYQDMKPGVQTDRLSVGDLLWFSYQVAQGLDFLSSRNCIHRDVAARNVLLTDGCVAKICDFGLARDIRNDDSYIVQGNARLPVKWMSPESIFQCVYTVQSDVWSYGVLLWEIFSLGRSPYPNVAVDTNFYKMIKDGRHMEQPDYAPAEMYHLMKLCWSLEPTDRPTFKTIGQLIHRLLPSSDDALPQHSDQPTYRNIDECKEEEDEDNEEVGGVTLKRGEEREERRDDQDKEPEPMMKNIYQRS, encoded by the exons taTCAGAGCTTCTTGGTCCTCCGCTGGTCCTTCTGAACGCCGTCCCGCAGCCGAACCAGACTGACGTGGTCCTGAAAGCCGGCTCTGCTTTCAACCTCAGCTGCCACGGTAATGCTTCACTGTCCAGCACCTCGTTCGTCCGTTTGCCCTCAAATCGACAGCTAGAAGTGAGGCAGTCCAATCCCAGGCACACCGGGACATACACCTGTGGGTACAGCGACCCGACCCTCAAGCACTTAAACAGCTGGATACATCTTTACGTTACAG ATGTGAAGAACCGAAGCAACGTCTTTGTGAGCTCAGCACGCCTCGTCCTGAGtgtggagcagggggaggaTGTCCCGGTAAAATGTCTCCTCTCTGACCCGACTGTCACAAACCTCACGCTCCAGTCAACAAAGGAGAGGGGTTTGCCCCCGGGCATGaacgtgacctttgacctcagaaAAGGAGCCCTGATCCACGCCGCCATGACGGTGTTCAATGGATACTATGTGTGCTCAGGCCTGAAGGATGGAAAGCCGGTCAACTCCAAACCTGTGGAATTGCTGGTGTTGCCACGCA GGCAGCTTCGGCCCCCCTCTGTGACCATTGTCCAGGAAGAGTTTGTCCGTCTCATAGGGGAGACGTTTCAGCTCACCTGTGTTGGCAGGAACCCCTCCCACTTATATACTCTCGGTTGGACTCATGAACGTGTGCAG AGGCTAGAGAACACCAACACCCGTAATTACGACAATGGCCACCTGTACATAAACAGCACCATTTGGATCTCCGCTGTTAGCCAGAGGCATGCTGGTCTGTACACATGTAAAGCCACAAACGATGTCGGCACCGCCATGGAAACGGCACGGCTCCGTGTGCTAG ACCAGCCTTACCTGGAGATCCACATGCAGCACCGCCAAAGCTCCATCGCACCGGCTAACGATAGCAACATGCTAACGAGGTTAAACGCCAGTGCCGCCAGCACATCTCTGTTCACCAATACTAGCACTGACGGAGCTCACAGTGctaacttcagcagcagcagagaggaggcgttTGAAGGTCAAGATGTGACACTAACATTCGTGATAGACTCGTATCCTCCAGTAAGGAACCACAGCTGGAAGACACCACAACATCTGGATGTCACGAACATGACAGCACACTGGGAGAGCTACACAGCTAAAGGCTACAG gtcagagttcagcctTCTGCTGCGTCGAGTTCATCAAAAGGATCGAGGTCAATACTCCTTTCTTTTCTCAAACTTGTTCTTTAATGGatcgaaaaacatcaacctaCGGATCTACC GTCCTCCGTCTGCATCTGTCTCTCAGGACGGAGGCATTATTTCCTGCAACAGCTCAGGATATCCACCGCCCACAATCTTTTGGTTCAGTTGCCACAGCGACCGGCCTAC GTGTGAAGACATCTCCACCAATCAGCTTCCTGCAGGTCCTGTGACCTcgcagggagaggtggaggatgaggatgaggaggaagaggaggtgaggaCACGCCTTCCTCTCACACCTGATGATGATGTTACGATTGAGTGCGAGGCCTCTAACCTGCTGGGAGCGTCCCGGGCTGTCTTCAGACCTC ctcctcctcctccctcaatCTTCACGTTGCCTCTGATTGGCGCTCTAACCAGCGCaactgtcctcctcctgctcctgttgGTTGTTGTGTACAAGTGCAGACAG AAACCCAGATACGAGATTCGCTGGAAGATCATTGAGTGCACCGACGGCAACAACTACACCTTTATTGACCCCTCCCAGCTACCGTATGACCATGAGTGGGAGTTTCCCCGAGACAAACTCCGCCTCG GTGCTGTTTTGGGTTCGGGGGCGTTTGGGAAGGTTGTTGAGGCGACAGCATATGGTCTGGGAGCCGACGAGGTGACGCGAGTCGCAGTGAAGATGCTAAAAC caaGCGCTCACTCTGAAGAGCGTGAAGCTCTGATGTCTGAGCTGAAGATCCTAAGCCACCTCGGTTACCATGACAACATCGTAAACTTGCTAGGAGCGTGCACACAAGGAG GGCCCATGCTCATGATCACGGAATACTGTCGCCATGGCGACCTGCTCAACTTCCTGCGGGGTCATGCTCAGGACTTCCTGGCATCCATGTTGAGTGTCGATTTGGAAGACACAGCTTTTTATAAGAATGTGAACACGCGGCTCCGCAG TGACAGCGGGATCTCATGCTGCTCAGAGTACCAGGACATGAAGCCAG GTGTACAGACAGACAGGTTGTCAGTCGGAGACCTCCTGTGGTTTTCCTATCAGGTTGCCCAGGGTTTGGACTTCCTGTCCTCGAGAAAC TGTATCCACAGAGACGTAGCAGCAAGAAACGTCCTTCTGACTGATGGTTGTGTCGCAAAGATCTGTGACTTTGGTTTGGCCCGAGATATTCGGAATGATGACAGTTACATCGTCCAAGGAAAT gcccGTCTCCCAGTGAAGTGGATGTCTCCTGAGAGCATTTTCCAGTGTGTCTACACAGTGCAGAGCGACGTGTGGTCCTACGGAGTTTTACTCTGGGAAATCTTCTCTCttg GTAGGAGTCCCTACCCAAACGTCGCCGTGGATACCAACTTTTACAAGATGATCAAAGATGGACGACACATGGAGCAGCCGGACTATGCTCCAGCTGAAAT GTATCACCTGATGAAACTCTGCTGGAGCCTTGAACCCACCGACAGACCGACCTTCAAGACGATTGGTCAGCTCATCCACAGGCTCCTCCCCTCCAGCGATGACGCGTTGCCACAGCACAGCGACCAG CCGACGTACAGGAACATTGACGAGTgcaaagaggaagaggatgaagataatgaggaggtgggaggggtAACGctgaagagaggagaagagcgAGAAG AGCGGCGAGACGACCAGGATAAAGAGCCAGAGCCAATGATGAAGAATATTTACCAGCGGTCCTGA